The Candidatus Mycolicibacterium alkanivorans genome contains a region encoding:
- a CDS encoding glycerate kinase family protein: MTGVEAGLQVLIAPDCYGDSMTAVAAADAIATGWRRARSADRLTLAPQSDGGPGFVGVLAGRAGGVRRSRVSGPLEEDVDAEWVYAADTATAYIECAQACGLALLGGPPTEQTAAAAHSRGVGQLVDAALRAGATTIVVGLGGSACTDGGRGLIDAFGGLRQARDELDGVALIAATDVEHPLLGPMGAARIFGPQKGADPATVEILEQRLTAWAAKLDALAGHPVSPLPGAGAAGGLGAALLALGGTRASGAAVIAEHTGLARDIAAADVIVTGEGRFDDQSLHGKVVSALADGARARGIPVIVLAGQVTLDPAALGEAGIAAAYSIADHAGSVRLAIDDAANQLAGLACRTASGLQPA, from the coding sequence ATGACGGGCGTCGAGGCGGGATTGCAGGTGCTGATCGCCCCGGACTGCTATGGCGACAGCATGACCGCCGTGGCGGCCGCCGACGCCATCGCGACGGGTTGGCGGCGGGCGCGCAGTGCCGACCGGCTCACCCTGGCGCCGCAGTCCGACGGCGGGCCCGGCTTCGTCGGGGTACTGGCCGGCCGGGCGGGCGGGGTGCGGCGTAGCCGGGTCTCGGGACCGCTGGAAGAAGATGTGGACGCCGAATGGGTGTACGCCGCGGACACGGCGACCGCCTACATCGAGTGCGCCCAGGCCTGCGGGCTTGCGCTGCTCGGCGGTCCGCCGACCGAGCAGACCGCGGCCGCCGCGCACAGCCGCGGTGTCGGCCAGCTCGTCGACGCCGCGCTGAGGGCGGGTGCCACCACGATCGTGGTCGGCCTGGGCGGCAGCGCCTGCACCGACGGCGGCCGCGGTCTGATCGACGCGTTCGGCGGCCTCCGGCAGGCGCGCGACGAGCTGGACGGGGTCGCGCTGATCGCGGCCACCGACGTCGAGCACCCGCTGCTCGGGCCGATGGGCGCCGCGCGGATCTTCGGGCCCCAGAAGGGTGCCGACCCGGCGACGGTCGAGATCCTCGAACAACGGCTGACGGCCTGGGCGGCCAAGCTCGACGCGCTGGCCGGACATCCGGTCAGCCCGTTGCCGGGGGCCGGCGCGGCCGGGGGACTGGGCGCCGCGCTGCTGGCTCTCGGTGGTACCCGCGCCTCGGGCGCGGCCGTTATCGCCGAACACACCGGGCTGGCGCGCGACATCGCCGCGGCCGACGTGATCGTCACCGGCGAGGGCCGCTTCGACGACCAGTCGCTGCACGGCAAGGTGGTCAGCGCACTTGCCGACGGCGCCCGCGCACGCGGCATCCCGGTGATCGTGCTGGCCGGCCAGGTCACGCTGGACCCGGCCGCGCTGGGCGAGGCCGGTATCGCCGCCGCCTACTCGATTGCCGACCACGCAGGCTCGGTGCGGCTGGCGATCGACGACGCAGCCAACCAACTGGCCGGGCTGGCCTGCCGGACGGCGAGCGGGCTCCAGCCGGCTTGA
- a CDS encoding HesB/IscA family protein, whose protein sequence is MTVSDQSTATHGVTLTDAAASKAKSLLDQEGRDDLALRIAVQPGGCAGLRYNLFFDDRALDGDLTAEFGGVTLTVDRMSAPYVQGATVDFVDTIEKQGFTIDNPNATGSCACGDSFN, encoded by the coding sequence ATGACTGTTTCCGATCAGTCGACCGCAACGCACGGCGTGACCCTGACCGACGCCGCGGCTTCCAAGGCGAAGTCGCTGCTCGACCAGGAGGGCCGCGATGACCTGGCGCTGCGCATCGCCGTGCAGCCCGGCGGCTGCGCCGGCCTGCGCTACAACCTGTTCTTCGACGATCGCGCTCTCGACGGTGACCTCACCGCGGAGTTCGGTGGCGTCACCCTGACCGTCGACCGGATGAGCGCCCCCTACGTGCAGGGCGCCACGGTCGACTTCGTCGACACCATCGAGAAGCAGGGCTTCACCATCGACAACCCCAACGCCACCGGCTCCTGCGCCTGCGGCGACTCGTTCAACTAA
- a CDS encoding Rv0361 family membrane protein: MADPFPPPQQAGAEGQPFSGSPAYAEPYPDVRFGPAGAPAPGTPYPWAYPGILPPPVSYPQQKPRRRRALWLSLAAVVLVAAVVAAALTIRTTRPATPAGVFTDAATKATIQSYLTALSNGDTETIARNNLCGMYDGVKDRRGDLALARLASDAFRRQFTRAEVTSIDKIVLSSSYQAQVLFTMTVARASGARGSRAEEQGVAQVLRQDNQLLVCSYLLRTAAQY; the protein is encoded by the coding sequence ATGGCTGACCCCTTTCCGCCGCCCCAGCAGGCCGGCGCCGAGGGCCAACCGTTCTCCGGGTCCCCCGCCTACGCCGAGCCGTACCCCGACGTCCGCTTCGGTCCCGCCGGGGCCCCGGCGCCGGGCACCCCGTATCCCTGGGCGTATCCGGGGATACTGCCGCCACCGGTGAGCTATCCGCAGCAGAAACCCCGCCGTCGCAGGGCGTTGTGGTTGAGTCTGGCCGCTGTGGTTCTGGTCGCGGCTGTCGTGGCGGCAGCGCTGACCATCCGCACTACGCGCCCGGCAACCCCGGCCGGTGTGTTCACCGACGCCGCAACCAAGGCGACCATCCAGAGCTACCTCACCGCGCTGTCCAACGGCGATACCGAGACGATCGCGCGAAACAACCTGTGCGGCATGTACGACGGGGTCAAGGACCGCCGCGGGGATCTGGCGCTGGCGCGGCTGGCCAGTGATGCCTTTCGCAGGCAGTTCACCCGCGCCGAGGTAACCTCGATCGACAAGATCGTGCTGTCGTCGTCGTATCAGGCGCAGGTGCTGTTCACCATGACGGTAGCGCGGGCGTCCGGCGCGCGCGGCAGCCGGGCCGAGGAGCAGGGCGTGGCGCAGGTGCTGCGCCAGGATAATCAGCTGCTGGTGTGCTCGTATCTGTTGCGAACGGCCGCCCAATACTGA
- a CDS encoding carbohydrate kinase family protein produces the protein MTIAVTGSIATDHLMRFPGRFSEQLLAEHLKKVSLSFLVDDLVVHRGGVAGNMAYAIGVLGGSAALVGAAGMDFTDYREWLEAAGVDCDNVLISETAHTARFVCTTDVDMAQIASFYPGAMSQARNIKLANVVEAIGTPELVIVGANDPDTMFLHTDECRKLGLAFAADPSQQLARLSGDQTKQLIDGATYLFTNDYEWDLLLSKTGWTDADVLAQVGLRVTTRGAKGVDLVSADGTNIHVGVVPETAQVDPTGVGDAFRAGFLTARSAGLGLERAAQLGSLVAVLVLETTGTQNWTWDPEVAKTRLAGAYGAKAAAEISAALA, from the coding sequence GTGACCATCGCGGTAACCGGATCCATTGCCACCGACCACCTGATGCGCTTTCCCGGGCGGTTCTCCGAACAACTTCTCGCCGAGCATCTGAAGAAGGTCTCGCTGAGTTTCCTCGTCGATGATCTCGTGGTGCATCGCGGCGGTGTCGCCGGCAACATGGCCTACGCCATCGGCGTGCTCGGCGGCAGCGCCGCCTTGGTGGGTGCCGCCGGGATGGACTTCACCGACTACCGCGAATGGCTCGAGGCTGCCGGCGTCGACTGCGACAACGTGCTCATCTCCGAGACCGCCCACACCGCTCGCTTCGTGTGCACCACCGACGTGGACATGGCCCAGATCGCCTCGTTCTATCCCGGGGCGATGTCGCAGGCGCGAAACATCAAGCTGGCCAACGTCGTTGAGGCCATCGGCACGCCCGAGTTGGTGATAGTCGGTGCCAACGACCCGGACACGATGTTCCTGCACACCGACGAGTGCCGCAAGCTCGGCCTGGCCTTCGCCGCCGACCCGTCCCAGCAGCTGGCCCGGCTGTCCGGCGATCAGACCAAACAGCTCATCGACGGCGCCACCTACCTGTTCACCAACGACTACGAGTGGGACTTACTGCTGTCCAAGACCGGCTGGACCGACGCCGACGTGCTGGCCCAGGTGGGCCTGCGGGTCACCACCCGGGGCGCCAAGGGTGTGGACCTGGTCAGCGCCGACGGCACCAACATCCACGTCGGCGTCGTGCCGGAGACCGCGCAGGTCGACCCGACCGGTGTGGGCGACGCGTTCCGGGCGGGCTTCTTGACCGCGCGCAGTGCAGGCCTGGGGCTGGAACGCGCCGCGCAGCTAGGCTCCCTGGTCGCGGTGCTGGTACTGGAGACCACCGGCACGCAGAACTGGACGTGGGATCCGGAGGTGGCCAAGACCCGGTTGGCGGGCGCCTACGGCGCCAAGGCCGCCGCAGAGATTTCCGCTGCCCTCGCTTAG
- the asnB gene encoding asparagine synthase (glutamine-hydrolyzing), with protein sequence MCGLLALVSAPASGITSQTVEAVAGASPLMRHRGPDEPGTWADDQVVLGFNRLSIIDIAHSHQPLRWGPPSEPDRYVLVFNGEIYNYLELRAELAERDGAVFATDGDGEAVVAAYHYWGTEALARLRGMFAFALWDTRDHQLFCARDPFGIKPLFMATGPGGTAVGSEKKCLLDLAPVLGLDTVIDERAVQHYTVLQYVPEPETLHRGIRRLESGCYGLIRPGEAPKVSRYFVPRFAATPFTSGGEQARYDEITAVLEDSVAKHMRADVTVGAFLSGGIDSTAIAALAIRHNPRLITFTTGFEREGFSEVDVAVASAEAIGARHVAKVVSQSEFVTALPEIVWYLDEPVADPALVPLFFIAREARKHVKVVLSGEGADELFGGYTIYREPLSLKPFDYLPRPVRKSLGRASRPLPEGLRGKSLLHRGSLTLEERYYGNARSFSDDQLRAVLPGFKSSWTHADVTAPIYAESAGWDPVARMQHIDLFTWLRGDILVKADKMTMANSLELRVPFLDPEVFAAASRLPFDQKITRTTTKYALRRALEPIVPPHVLNRAKLGFPVPIRHWLRAGELMDWAYGMIDASQAGQFVDTAAVRTMLDEHRAGEGDHSRRLWTVLIFMLWHAIFVEHSIVPTISEPQYPVQL encoded by the coding sequence GTGTGCGGACTGCTTGCCCTGGTTTCAGCCCCGGCAAGCGGCATCACCTCCCAGACCGTCGAGGCGGTGGCCGGCGCGTCGCCGCTGATGCGCCACCGCGGCCCGGACGAGCCTGGGACGTGGGCCGATGACCAGGTGGTGCTCGGCTTCAACCGGCTGTCGATCATCGACATCGCGCACTCTCACCAGCCCCTGCGGTGGGGCCCGCCCAGCGAGCCGGACCGCTACGTGCTGGTGTTCAACGGCGAGATCTACAACTACCTCGAGCTGCGGGCCGAACTCGCCGAGCGCGACGGCGCGGTGTTCGCCACCGATGGTGACGGCGAGGCCGTCGTGGCCGCCTACCACTACTGGGGCACCGAGGCGCTGGCCCGGTTGCGCGGCATGTTCGCCTTCGCGCTCTGGGACACCCGCGACCATCAGCTGTTCTGCGCAAGGGACCCGTTCGGCATCAAGCCGCTGTTCATGGCGACCGGCCCGGGCGGCACCGCGGTCGGCAGCGAGAAGAAGTGCCTGCTCGACCTCGCGCCGGTGCTGGGCCTGGACACCGTGATCGACGAGCGTGCCGTCCAGCACTACACGGTTCTTCAGTACGTACCCGAGCCCGAGACGCTGCACCGCGGTATCCGGCGGCTGGAGTCCGGCTGCTACGGGTTGATCCGCCCCGGTGAGGCGCCGAAGGTCAGCCGGTACTTCGTGCCGCGGTTCGCCGCCACACCGTTCACCTCGGGCGGCGAGCAGGCCCGCTACGACGAGATCACCGCCGTCCTCGAGGATTCGGTGGCCAAGCACATGCGCGCCGACGTGACGGTGGGTGCTTTCCTGTCCGGCGGCATCGACTCCACCGCGATCGCCGCCCTGGCGATCCGCCACAACCCGAGGCTGATCACCTTCACCACCGGCTTCGAGCGCGAGGGCTTCTCGGAGGTCGACGTGGCGGTGGCTTCGGCAGAGGCCATCGGCGCACGGCACGTCGCCAAGGTCGTCAGCCAGTCCGAGTTCGTGACCGCGCTGCCCGAAATCGTCTGGTATCTCGACGAACCGGTGGCCGACCCGGCATTGGTGCCGCTGTTCTTCATCGCGCGCGAGGCTCGCAAGCACGTCAAGGTGGTGTTGTCCGGCGAAGGAGCCGACGAACTCTTCGGCGGCTACACGATCTATCGGGAACCGTTGTCGCTCAAGCCTTTCGACTATCTACCCCGCCCGGTGCGCAAGTCGCTGGGCCGGGCGTCGCGGCCGCTGCCCGAAGGTTTGCGCGGCAAGAGCCTGCTGCATCGCGGCTCGCTGACGCTCGAAGAGCGGTACTACGGCAATGCCCGCAGCTTCTCCGACGACCAGTTGCGCGCGGTGCTCCCCGGTTTCAAGTCCAGCTGGACGCACGCCGACGTCACCGCCCCCATCTACGCCGAGTCGGCCGGCTGGGATCCGGTGGCGCGGATGCAGCACATCGATCTGTTCACCTGGCTGCGCGGTGACATCCTGGTCAAGGCCGACAAGATGACGATGGCCAACTCACTGGAGCTGCGGGTGCCGTTCCTGGATCCCGAGGTGTTCGCAGCGGCCTCCCGGCTGCCGTTCGACCAGAAGATCACCCGCACCACCACCAAGTACGCACTGCGCCGCGCGCTGGAGCCGATCGTGCCGCCGCACGTGCTCAACCGGGCCAAGCTGGGTTTCCCGGTTCCGATCCGGCACTGGCTGCGCGCCGGCGAACTGATGGACTGGGCCTACGGCATGATCGACGCCTCGCAGGCCGGACAGTTCGTCGACACGGCCGCCGTGCGCACCATGCTCGACGAGCACCGCGCCGGGGAGGGCGATCACAGCAGACGGCTGTGGACGGTGCTGATCTTCATGCTGTGGCACGCCATCTTCGTCGAGCACAGCATCGTGCCCACGATCAGCGAGCCGCAGTACCCCGTGCAGCTCTAG
- the ctaC gene encoding aa3-type cytochrome oxidase subunit II: MKTRGSRLRRVALAVTIGVLALSLSGCSWQEVLGLGWPKGITPEAHANRDLFVGSVAAALVIGVIVWGLTFWTVTFHRKKKGSGDELPRQFGYNMPLELVLTVIPFLIISVLFYFTVVVQEKMLHKEPNPEVVVDVTAFQWNWKFGYQKIAFKDGTFNYDGADNAPKAAMVSKPEGVDARSGEEKVGAVRGLNPEDRSYLNFDKVETLGTSYEIPVLVVPVGKRIEFQVASADVIHSFWVPEFLFKRDAFPDPAANHSDNKFQVAEIEQTGAFVGRCAEMCGTYHSMMNFEIRVVSADDFKAYMNARIAGKTNAEALQAINQSPVAISTHPFDTRRGQQVIPQASK, translated from the coding sequence GTGAAGACCCGCGGTTCCCGGCTCCGTAGGGTGGCGTTGGCCGTCACCATCGGTGTGCTGGCGCTGTCGCTCAGCGGGTGCAGCTGGCAGGAAGTGTTGGGCCTAGGCTGGCCCAAGGGCATCACTCCGGAAGCGCACGCCAACCGTGACCTGTTCGTCGGCTCCGTCGCTGCCGCTCTCGTCATCGGCGTGATCGTGTGGGGTCTGACCTTCTGGACCGTGACCTTCCACCGCAAGAAGAAGGGCTCCGGCGACGAGCTGCCGCGCCAGTTCGGCTACAACATGCCGCTGGAACTGGTGCTGACCGTCATCCCGTTCCTGATCATCTCGGTGCTCTTCTACTTCACGGTCGTCGTGCAGGAGAAGATGCTGCACAAGGAGCCGAACCCCGAGGTCGTCGTCGACGTCACCGCCTTTCAGTGGAACTGGAAGTTCGGCTACCAGAAGATCGCCTTCAAAGACGGCACGTTCAACTACGACGGCGCAGACAACGCCCCCAAGGCCGCGATGGTCTCCAAGCCCGAGGGGGTGGACGCACGCAGCGGCGAGGAGAAGGTCGGTGCGGTGCGCGGCCTGAACCCCGAGGACCGCAGCTACCTGAACTTCGACAAGGTCGAGACGCTGGGAACCAGTTACGAGATCCCGGTCCTGGTGGTTCCGGTCGGCAAGCGCATCGAGTTCCAGGTTGCCTCCGCCGACGTCATCCACTCGTTCTGGGTGCCCGAGTTCCTGTTCAAGCGCGACGCCTTCCCGGATCCGGCGGCCAACCACTCGGACAACAAGTTCCAGGTGGCCGAGATCGAGCAGACCGGTGCGTTCGTCGGCCGGTGCGCGGAGATGTGCGGCACCTACCACTCGATGATGAACTTCGAGATCCGGGTGGTGTCGGCCGACGACTTCAAGGCCTACATGAACGCGCGCATCGCAGGTAAGACGAATGCCGAAGCGCTGCAGGCGATCAACCAGTCGCCGGTCGCGATCAGCACCCACCCGTTCGACACCCGGCGGGGCCAGCAGGTAATCCCGCAGGCGAGCAAGTAG
- a CDS encoding cytochrome c oxidase subunit 4: MHIEARLFEILTAFFVLASIVYGVLTAVFGNGGIEWAGTTALVLTAGLSLIIGTFFRFVARRLDTRPEDYEDAEISDGAGELGFYAPHSWWPILIALAFSTAAVGAALWLPWLIVAGVVFVLGAVSGLVFEYYVGPEKH, encoded by the coding sequence ATGCATATCGAAGCCAGGCTGTTCGAGATCCTGACCGCTTTCTTCGTCCTTGCCTCGATCGTCTACGGCGTGCTCACGGCGGTCTTCGGTAACGGCGGCATCGAGTGGGCGGGCACCACCGCGCTGGTGCTCACCGCGGGCCTGTCGTTGATCATCGGCACATTCTTCCGTTTCGTGGCCCGTCGTCTCGACACCCGGCCCGAGGACTACGAGGATGCTGAGATCAGCGACGGCGCAGGGGAGTTGGGGTTCTACGCCCCGCACAGTTGGTGGCCGATCCTGATCGCACTGGCCTTCTCGACCGCCGCCGTCGGCGCCGCCCTGTGGCTGCCGTGGCTGATCGTGGCCGGCGTCGTGTTCGTGCTCGGCGCGGTTTCCGGACTCGTCTTCGAGTACTACGTCGGTCCCGAAAAGCACTGA
- a CDS encoding DUF2561 family protein has translation MARESEVAVVGTQDDDRSPETVDRVLVGVCGAIWLVLLAVTVIAIVALVDLGRGHTIGGEGKHTTWVLYSVIAVSALIIVGAIPLLIRARRAAQAVPVLPAAATATKAAAPPPQTPAAAPVRPTEAPTEKLKVFGATVDPYEPYQPAFAQSSATRRADLLIPATELDRLWLRGTITLLGAIGLALVGVSLATYLLAVDNQTGAWVALGLAAVVTVAMPVLPVFYLRQLHAALDEAQAE, from the coding sequence ATGGCGCGTGAATCGGAGGTCGCCGTGGTCGGGACACAAGACGACGACCGGTCGCCGGAGACGGTGGACCGCGTCCTGGTCGGTGTGTGTGGAGCGATCTGGCTGGTGCTGCTAGCGGTGACGGTCATTGCTATCGTCGCGCTGGTCGACCTCGGCCGCGGCCACACCATCGGCGGCGAAGGCAAACACACGACGTGGGTGCTCTACAGCGTCATCGCCGTCTCGGCGCTGATCATCGTCGGCGCCATCCCGCTGTTGATCCGGGCCCGCCGCGCAGCGCAGGCCGTGCCCGTCCTGCCGGCCGCCGCGACGGCGACCAAGGCTGCCGCGCCGCCGCCACAAACGCCGGCCGCGGCCCCCGTGCGGCCCACAGAGGCGCCGACCGAGAAGCTCAAGGTATTCGGCGCGACCGTCGACCCGTACGAGCCGTATCAGCCTGCGTTCGCCCAGTCTTCGGCGACCCGGCGGGCAGACTTGCTCATCCCGGCGACCGAGCTGGACCGGCTGTGGCTGCGCGGCACAATAACTCTGCTGGGTGCGATCGGCCTGGCCCTGGTCGGGGTTTCGCTCGCGACCTATCTTCTGGCCGTCGACAATCAGACCGGCGCATGGGTGGCGCTGGGCCTCGCGGCCGTCGTCACCGTCGCGATGCCGGTGCTCCCGGTGTTCTATCTGCGTCAGCTGCACGCCGCGCTGGACGAAGCCCAGGCCGAGTAG
- the qcrB gene encoding cytochrome bc1 complex cytochrome b subunit yields the protein MSSSKIAERLAKQGDAIDSRYHPSAAVRRQLNKVFPTHWSFLLGEVALYSFIVLLLTGVYLSLFFDPSMTEVTYNGVYQPLRGVQMSRAYETTLDISFEVRGGLFVRQIHHWAALMFAAAIMVHLARIFFTGAFRRPREANWVIGSLLLILAMFEGYFGYSLPDDLLSGIGLRAALSSITLGLPIIGTWLHWALFGGDFPGNIIIPRLYALHILIIPGIILALIGIHLALVWFQKHTQFPGPGRTEKNVVGVRVMPVFAVKSGAFFAVIVGVLGLMGGLLQINPIWQLGPYKPSQVSAGSQPDFYMMWTEGLARIFPPWELYFWHHTVPAAFWVAIVMGLVFLLLTIYPFLEAKFSGDSAHHNLLQRPRDVPVRTGIGAMAIAFYMVLTLAAMNDIIALKFYISLNATTWIGRVGMLVLPPLVFFVAYRWAVGLQRSDREVLEHGVETGIITRLPHGAYIELHQPLGPVDDHGHPIPLEYQGAAIPKRMNKLGASGAPGHGSFLTADPASEDAALNAADHATEVKALTALREWQDDESGPNGNGRH from the coding sequence AGCAGGGCGACGCAATCGACTCGCGCTATCACCCGTCGGCTGCGGTCAGACGACAGCTGAACAAGGTCTTCCCCACCCACTGGTCGTTCCTGCTGGGCGAGGTGGCGCTGTACAGCTTCATCGTCCTGCTGCTCACCGGCGTGTACCTGAGCCTGTTCTTCGACCCCTCGATGACTGAGGTCACCTACAACGGCGTCTACCAGCCGCTGCGCGGTGTGCAGATGTCGCGGGCCTACGAGACGACGCTGGACATCAGCTTCGAGGTGCGCGGCGGCCTGTTCGTCCGCCAGATCCACCACTGGGCCGCACTGATGTTCGCCGCGGCGATCATGGTGCACCTGGCTCGCATCTTCTTCACCGGCGCGTTCCGCCGGCCCCGTGAGGCCAACTGGGTCATCGGCTCGCTGCTGCTGATCCTGGCGATGTTCGAGGGTTACTTCGGTTACTCGCTGCCCGACGACCTGCTGTCCGGTATCGGCCTGCGCGCCGCGCTCTCGTCGATCACCCTGGGCCTGCCGATCATCGGAACCTGGCTGCACTGGGCGCTGTTCGGCGGCGACTTCCCGGGCAACATCATCATTCCGCGGTTGTACGCGCTGCACATCCTGATCATCCCGGGAATCATCCTGGCGCTCATCGGGATTCACCTGGCGCTGGTGTGGTTCCAGAAGCACACCCAGTTCCCCGGCCCGGGACGGACCGAGAAGAACGTCGTCGGCGTCCGCGTCATGCCGGTGTTCGCGGTGAAGTCCGGCGCGTTCTTCGCCGTGATCGTCGGCGTCCTCGGCCTGATGGGCGGTCTGCTGCAGATCAACCCGATCTGGCAGTTGGGCCCCTACAAGCCCTCGCAGGTCTCGGCCGGCAGCCAGCCCGACTTCTACATGATGTGGACCGAGGGTCTGGCCCGTATCTTCCCGCCGTGGGAGCTCTACTTCTGGCACCACACCGTGCCGGCGGCCTTCTGGGTGGCCATCGTGATGGGTCTGGTGTTCCTGCTGCTGACGATCTACCCGTTCCTGGAGGCCAAGTTCTCCGGCGACAGCGCCCACCACAACCTGCTGCAGCGTCCGCGTGACGTTCCGGTGCGAACGGGCATCGGCGCCATGGCGATTGCCTTCTACATGGTGCTGACGCTGGCCGCGATGAACGACATCATCGCGTTGAAGTTCTACATCTCGCTCAACGCGACGACGTGGATCGGCCGCGTCGGCATGCTCGTACTGCCGCCGCTGGTGTTCTTCGTCGCCTACCGCTGGGCGGTGGGCCTGCAGCGCAGCGACCGAGAGGTGCTCGAGCACGGTGTCGAGACGGGAATCATCACCCGTCTACCGCACGGCGCCTACATCGAGCTGCACCAGCCGCTCGGCCCGGTCGACGACCACGGCCACCCGATTCCGCTGGAATACCAGGGAGCCGCGATACCCAAGCGGATGAACAAGCTGGGCGCCAGCGGCGCACCGGGCCATGGCAGCTTCCTCACTGCCGACCCGGCCTCCGAGGATGCTGCGCTCAACGCGGCCGATCACGCGACCGAGGTCAAGGCGCTCACCGCGCTTCGGGAGTGGCAGGACGACGAGTCCGGGCCGAACGGCAACGGCCGGCACTAG